The genomic stretch CCTTGCCGTCGAAGGAGGTGTTCTTGACCTTGCTGTAGGGCTTGAACCAGTCGATGCGCTTGCCGTGCTTGCCCCAGAACTTGTCCGGATTTTTCACGCTGTCGGCGTACCACTTCAGGTAGGTGTCATTGTTGATCAGCGCGTTTTTCTTCCACGCCGGCTGGACGCGGTGCACATGAACCTCGGACATTTCGTTACTTCCTCCCGAACCAAACCGCCGGCTTGACCGCCAACGGGATCGCGGCGACGCGGCCGCGAATTCGCGCGCATTATTAACAGTTACGCGGTGACGGCAATATTAGACGTTGGATTCGCGTGGCGGGATGCCGCAGGTGGCTTCCTGAGTGTCTGTCAGCACTCGCACAGGCTCGCTGCTAACTGCATGTTTTCTCATGTTAAACCCGGTTTCAATGAAGAAAAAATCAATAGACGGTTAATCAACGGCGCGCACAATCAGTTGTGGGAGGACAGGAGAATCAACCTGGGGACCGCAATGCGCGACCATTCCGAAATGGACTTGATGCTCAAGGGCTATGGCTTGACCACGGCCAAGATTCTTTATCACTTCCCCGACCATCCGCATCTGCTGCAGAGCTTCATCTGGCAGGACTACGACCTGGCGCCGAAGTTTCCGGTGCTGATCCGGTTCATCGAATTCTGGAAAGCCAAGCTGGACGGGCCACTGCACTCGGTCGTCTACACGCACCAGAAACTGATCGCGCCAAATGAATGGCGCAAGGTGGATGGCGAGTTCGTGCTGCACTGACGACGTTGCAGACGGTCTGTTTCCATTCTCGTGCGGCGACAGCAAAGCTGCCGTCGGCTATCCTTTCCCGGCGGCGCGGCAAGGCAAGGTGCCCAGGGCGGCGTCCGCGATCGGGAGAACGGACATGACCGCCTTCGACTATGCCGCGCTGCTGCTTCGGGTCAGCGTCGGCGGCCTGTTTCTTGCCCATGCCTATCTGAAATACTTCGTCTTCACGCCCAAGGGCACAACCGACTATTTCCAGTCGCTCGGCGTGCCCGGTTATTTCGGCTTGATCTCCATCGCCGCCGAAACAGCCGGCGGCCTCGGCCTGATCTTCGGCGTGGCCACGCGGCTGGCGGCCATCCTGCTCATTCCCCTCATGCTGGGCACAATCGTGCTCGTTCACGGCAAGAATGGCTTCTGGTTCACCAATGCAGGCGGTGGCTGGGAATATCCGGCGCTTTGGATCGTCTGCCTGATCGTCATCGCCCTGATCGGTAGCGGCCATCCGGCACTTTGGCCGATCTGGGGATAGGGCACTCCGGGGCCCGGGCCGTGCGGTACACGACCCAGGCAAGGAAATGTCAGACCGCCGGCGGGTTCAGCCGAGCAAAGCCTTCCTGCCGCCGATAGGGAAAATACGGGTAGGGTGCGGTGACTTCGCTTGCCGCGTCGAGTTTCTTCACCTGCTCCGGCGTCAGCGACCAGCCGACGGCGCCGAGGTTCTGGCGCAGTTGTTCCTCGTTGCGGGCGCCGATGATGACGGAGGAAACGGTCGGGCGCTGCAACAGCCAGTTGATGGCGATCTGCGGCACGGTCTTGCCGGCCTCCTCGGCCACCGCGTCAAGCGCATCCATCACCCGGTAGAGATGCTCGTCCTCGACCGGCGGGCCAAAGCTTGCCGTGTCATGCAGCCGGCTCTTTTCCGGCAGTGGTTGGCCGCGACGGATCTTTCCGGTCAGGCGGCCCCAGCCGAGCGGGCTCCACACCAGCGCGCCGACGCCCTGGTCGAGGCCGAGCGGCATAAGTTCCCACTCATAGTCGCGGCCAACAAGCGAATAGTAGACCTGATGCGCAGCGTAGCGCGGGTAGCCGTGCTTGTCGGCCTCGGCCAGCGACTTCATCACTTGCCAGCCGGAGAAATTGGAGACGCCGACATAACGCAGCTTGCCGGCGCGTACGAGGTCGTCCAGCGTCGACAGCACCTCCTCGATCGGCGTGCCGGCATCGAAGGCGTGCAGTTGCAACAGGTCGATGTAATCGGTGCCGAGGCGCTTCAGCCCGGCGTCCACCGCCTTGATCAGCCGCGAACGCGAAGAGCCGTAGTCGGCCGGGCCGTCACCCATCGGCAGCGAGGTCTTGGTCGAGATCAGCACGGCATCGCGGCGGCCTTTTAACGCTTCGCCGAGCACCTCTTCGGAAGCGCCGCTCGAATAGACGTCGGCGGTGTCGAACAGATTGACGCCGGCTTCCAGGCAGATGTCGATCAGCCGCCGCGCTTCGACGGCGTCGCTGTTGCCCCAGGCGCCGAACAGCGGGCCGGAGCCGCCAAAGGTTCCCGCGCCAAACGAGAGTGCGGGCACTTTCAGGCCCGAAGTGCCGAGACGTCGATAATCCATTTTCTTACTCCTGGTAGTTTGGAAAGAGATGTCTAAACGATCCGGTTGGCTAACGAGCGTCAGGACCGAACGGAGACAGGCGCGCCGAGCGCATTGCTACGATCGATACGCAGGGCCAATCCCGCCACGCCGAGCGCTGCGACCGGCAGCAAGGCGGCGACCCAGGTGAGTGAACTGAGCCCCATTCCATGGGCGATGACCGCGCCACCAAGCCAGGCACCGGCGGCGTTGCCGAGATTGAAGGCGGCGATGTTGAAGGATGAGGCAAGGCTCTGGCCCGCCCCTTGCGCCTTGTCCAGCACCCACATCTGCAGCGGCGCCACGGTGGCAAAAGCGGCGGCCCCGAGCAGGCCGACATAGATGACGGCCATGACCTGGCTGTGGATGGCAAAGCTCATGGTTGCCAGCACCAGCGCCAGCACAACGAGGCTGCCCAGCACGGCCGGCACCAGCCAGCGGTCGGCGACCTTGCCGCCGGCGAGATTGCCGGCGATGAGTCCGCCACCGAAGACGAGCAGGATCGGCGACACGGCGGCTTCCTTGAAGCCGCTGATCTCGGTCAGCAGCGGGGCGATGTAGGTGAAGACGGCGAAGACGCCGGCATAGCCGAGCACGGTGGTGGCGAGGCCGAGCAGGACGGGCGTACGGCGCAGCACGGCAAGATCGGTGCCCAGATCGCTCTTCTCGGGCGCCTCTTGGCTGCGCGCCACCAGAGCCAGGATGACTGCGAAGGCCGCCAGGCCGACCAGCGTCACTGCCCAGAAGGTGGCGCGCCAGCCAAAGGCCTGGCCGAGCCAGGTGCCTAAGGGTACGCCGAGGATGTTGGCGATGGTGAGCCCGGTGAACATCAGCGCAATCGCCGAGGCCTTCTTGTTGGGCGCGACCAGGCCGGTGGCGACGACCGAGCCGACGCCAAAGAAGGTGCCATGAGCGAAGGCGGTGATGATGCGGGCGCCCATCAGCGTCCAGTAGTCTGGCGCCAGCGCACAGGCGAGATTGCCCAGCGTGAAGATCGCCATCAGCGCCAGAAGCACGGTCTTGCGTGGCCAGTTGGCGGTGGCGATGGTGAGTAAGGGCGCGCCAATGACGACGCCGAGCGCATAGCCCGAAATGAGCTGGCCGGCGGCCGAGATCGAGACGCCGAGATCTTTGCTGACATCGAGCAGCAGACCCATGATGACGAATTCGGTGACACCAATGCCGAAGGCACCGGCAGCGAGGGCATAGAGAGCAAGAGGCATGGCTGTTTCCACTTCCAAGACGGCCCGTTAAGCCGACGAGCGCCTTGTCCAAACCCGCGCCCCGACCCGAAAGATCGTGTCGCCATGCATTGTGAACCAGACTTGCATTGGGCACATTTTCTGTGAAATAGATTCACAGATGGCGAGATCCGACATCAACCGCTCGGGCGAGATCGAAGTTTTTGTCCGCGTCGTCGAGGCGGGCAGTTTTTCCGCCGCCGCGCGTGCGCTGCGCATGACGCCGTCGGCGGTGAGCAAACTGATCGCGCGGCTGGAAGCCCGGCTTGGCGCGCGGCTGGTCAGCCGCTCAACGCGCAAGCTGCAGCTGACGCCTGAGGGGACCGCGTTCTATGAAAGCGGGCTGCGCATCCTGGCCGATATGGCGGCAGCCGAGCGCGAGGCGGCGGCGGGTGCCGCACCGCGTGGGCGGCTGCGCGTCAACACCTATGTGCCGTTCGGGGTGCACCGGCTGATCCCGCTGTTGCCGGGTTTCCTCGAACGCTATCCCGAAATTTCGGTCGATCTGGTGCTGACCGACAGCGTCATCGACCTGATGGCCGAACGCGCCGATGTCGCCATCCGCGCCGGTCCGCTCGGCGAATCACGGCTGGTGGCGCGCAAGCTCGGGCAGAGTCCTGTGGTCATGGTTGCGGCACCCTCCTACCTCGAAACGCATGGCATACCGCTGACGCCGGCCGATCTCGACGGCCACAACCGCATGGGCTTCGGCTTCGTCAGGCATATCGACGGCTGGCCGTTCCGCGACGCGGAGGGCCGCGCCATCGTGATCCCGATCACCGGCAACACGCTGGTCAGCGACGGCGAGGCGATGCGGCTGATGGCGCTGGCCGGAGCGGGCATTGCCCGGCTGGCGTGCTGGCACGTGGCGGCCGATATCGCCGCCGGGCGGCTGGTGGCGCTGCTGGAGGATTTCAATCCGGGCGACGAGGAGGCGACCCACGCCGTCTATGTCGGTCAGGGCCGGCACCTGCCGGCGCGAGTGCGGGCCTTTCTCGATTTCCTGGCCGAGACCGTGCGGCTCTGACGAAATCAAAAGCCGCGCACCGATGGGCACGCGGCTTTCGAGCAAGTTCGATGACGATCAGGCCTTCGGCACGAAGGGGGCAGGGCGCCGGCCAGCCGCCTGGCGCTCCAGCATCCAGCCGGGATATTCGGACGGGAGCGCGCTGGCCTCATCGAGCTTGGCGAGATCGTCCGCGTCGAGCTTCACTTCAGTGGCGGCAAGGTTCTGCTCGAGCTGGTCCACGCGGCTGGCGCCGATGATCACGCTCATCACGAAAGGCTTGGCCAGGACATAGCCGAGCGCCACCGTGGCGACGCTGACATCATGCTTTTTTGCAATCTCGCGCATGACGGCGACGGCCGCCCAGGCGCGGTCCTCATTGACCGGCGGGAAGTTGAAGGACGCGCGGCGGCCCTCGCCATTGCCAGGCGCGCCGGGGCCGTATTTGCCGGAGAGCAGGCCGCCGGCCATCGGCGACCACACCATCAGGCCGAGCTTTTCCTCGTTGATCAGGGGCACGATCTCGCGCTCGAGGTCGCGGCCGGCGATCGAATAATAGGACTGGATGGTCTCGAAGCGGGCGAAGCCCTTGCGGTCGGCGATGCCGAGCGCCTTGGCGATGCGCCACGCCGCCCAGTTCGACACGCCGACATAGCGGACCTTGCCGCTGGCAACGAGATCGTCGAGTCCCCTTAGCGTCTCGTCGATGGGCGTGACGGCGTCGGTGCCGTGCAACTGATAGAGATCGATATGGTCGAGCTGCAGCCGTTCGAGGCCGGCATCGACCGAATCCATGATGTGGCCGCGCGAGGAGCCGCGCTCGTTCGGGCCCTGGCCCTTGGCGCCGTGGACCTTAGTGGCGATGACCACGCTCGACCTGGCGACACCGAGATCCCTAAGCGACTGGCCGAGCAGGCGCTCGGACTGACCGAAGGAGTAGACGTCGGCGGTGTCGAAGAAATTGACCCCGGCGGCTATCGAGCGGCCGACAATCTCATTGACGCCCTTTTGGTCGAGGCTGGCGATCAGGCCCCATTGGGCATTTTCGCCGGCGGCGCCGAAGGTCATGGTGCCGAGGCACAGTTCGGAGACGAACATACCCGTATTTTCAAGCTGGTTATAACGCATGGCGAAGGCTCCAGGAGATTATTTGATGACACAAACCAAATAGGAACGGTGCGTTTCGTTTCCAGTGGTGGTGCAATGGACCTTTTCAAGCTGGACCATCCTCGGGCGACCGTCACGACCGCTGCATTTATGATGGTGGTGTCAGAATTTGTCAGAGATCGATGACCCGGATCATCGTATTTGAGCGACGATTGACCTCCTCGGCGAAGTCGTCATGCCACCCGGGACCGGAAAGAAGATGTTCCGCAAGCGAAGGTTTTGCCCCGATCAGCCGTTCATAGTCCTCAACAGCCAATACGACGGCAACTGGCTTTCCGTGCACGGTAATGGTTTGCGGCCCTCTTTCTCGCAACTGCCTCAACAGCTTCGAGAGATTGCACTTTTCGCTCTGAATATCCCAGTTCATGAGGACTGCTCGCTGAATAGCTTGGCAAGCATATATCAGACGCGGCAGAGGGCCTACCGGCTGCCGAAAATCGCCGAGCCGACGCGGACGCTGGTGGCGCCGAAGGCGATCGCCGTCTCATAGTCGCCGGACATGCCCATCGACAGTTTGGCGACGCCGGCCTCGCGCCCAAGCTTTTCCAGCAGGGCGAAATGCGGGCCGGGGTTCTCGTCCGCCGGCGGGATGCACATCAGGCCTTCGATGGCGAGGCCGTGGACATCGCGGCAGCGGGCGACAAAGGCCACGGCGTCGCGGGGCTCGATGCCGGCCTTCTGCGGCTCGGAACCGGTGTTGACCTGGACATAGAGTTTTGGGGTGCGGCCCTGCCGGGCAACTTCCTTGGCGAGTTCGGCGGCGATCTTGTCGCGGTCGACCGTTTCGATGACGTCGAACAGCGCCACTGCTTCCTTGGCCTTGTTCGATTGCAGCGGACCGATCAAATGCAGTTCGATATCAGCAAAGGCCTGCTTCAGATCAGGCCATTTGCCTTGCGCCTCCTGGACGCGGTTCTCGCCGAAGACGCGCTGGCCGGCCTCGATCACCGGCTGGATGTCGGCGGCGTCAAAGGTCTTGGAGACGGCGACCAGCGTCACCGCGCCGGCTTCGCGGCGGGCCTCCTGCTCGGCGGCGGCGATCTTCGCCTTGACCGCGAAAAACTGCTGAACGGTTTCACCCATATGCAAATCCCGCTGTTTTGACTCGCGTTTTTAGCCGCCGCGATGCCCATATGGTTGACGGGTTTGCCAAACCATGGTGAACACCCGGACCACATTCCCTGAACCGCCGAGCTGTCGCCCGCGGTTCGCGCCTGCTTTTAAGTGAAAAACGTCCCATGGCAACCGAACGATACAACCCGCGTGCGTCAGAGCCCAAATGGCAGAAGGCCTGGGCTGAGAAGAAGCTGTTCGAAGCGCACAATGACGACCCGAAGCCGAAATACTACGTGCTCGAGATGTTTCCCTACCCGTCGGGGCGCATCCATATCGGCCACACCCGCAACTACACGATGGGCGATGTGGTGGCGCGCTACAAGCGGGCCAAGGGCTTCAACGTGCTGCACCCGATGGGCTGGGACGCCTTCGGCATGCCGGCGGAAAACGCGGCTATGCAGAACAAGGTTCACCCCAAGGAATGGACCTACCAGAACATCGCTACCATGCGCGAGCAGCTCAAGGTCATGGGCCTGTCGCTGGACTGGGCGCGCGAATTCGCCACTTGCGATGTCGATTACTACCACCGCCAGCAGATGCTGTTCCTCGATTTCGTCGAGAAGGGGCTGGTGACGCGCAAATCCTCCAAGGTCAACTGGGACCCGGAGGACATGACGGTGCTCGCCAACGAGCAGGTCATCGATGGGCGCGGCTGGCGCTCGGGCGCGCTGGTCGAACAGCGTGAGCTGACGCAGTGGTTCTTCAAGATCACCGATTTTGCGCAGGACCTGCTGGAATCGCTCGACGGCCTCGACGAATGGCCCGAGAAAGTGAAGCTGATGCAGCAGAACTGGATCGGCCGTTCGGAAGGCCTGCTGATCCGTTGGCCTCTGGCCTCGGACATCGCCGGCGAGCATGAGCTGGAAGTCTACACGACGCGGCCCGATACCATTTTCGGCGCCTCCTTCATGGCCGTCGCCGCCGATCACCCGCTGGCCAAAAAAGCCGCCGAGACCAATCCGGAGCTGGCGAAGTTCATCGACGAGGTCCGCCATATGGGCACTTCGGTGGCGGCGCTGGAGACGGCCGAGAAGAAAGGTTTCGACACCGGCATCCGAGTCGTCCATCCCTTTGACGACAACTGGACGCTGCCGGTCTACGTCGCCAACTTCGTGCTGATGGAATACGGCACCGGCGCCATCTTCGGCTGCCCGTCCGGCGACCAGCGCGACCTCGACTTCGCCAACAAATACGGCCTGCCGGTGATCCCCGTGGTGATGCCGGAGGGTGCCGACGCGAAGACCTTCCAGATCACCGAAGAAGCCTATGTCGACGACGGCGTGATGATCAATTCACGCTTCCTCGACGGCATGGAGCCGGACCGCGCCTTCGACGAGGTGGCGAAGCTGTTGGAGCAGAAGACGATCGGCAACCGGCCAATGGCCGAGCGCAAGGTCAATTTCCGCCTGCGCGACTGGGGCATTTCGCGCCAGCGCTACTGGGGCTGCCCGATCCCAATGATCCATTGCGAGGCTTGCGGCGTGGTGCCGGTGCCGAAGGCCGACCTGCCGGTCAAGCTGCCCGATGATGTCGATTTCGACCGGCCGGGCAATCCGCTCGACCGGCATCCGACCTGGCGGCATGTGAAGTGCCCGCAATGCGGTGGGGATGCGCGGCGCGAAACCGACACGATGGATACGTTCGTCGATTCGTCCTGGTATTTCGCCCGCTTCACTGCGCCCTGGGCGCACGAGCCGACCGATCCCAAGGCGGCCAATGAATGGCTACCGGTCGACCAGTATATTGGCGGCATCGAGCATGCGATCCTGCATCTGCTCTATTCGCGCTTCTTCACCCGTGCCATGCGCGAGACCGGCCATGTCGACCTGGCCGAGCCGTTCAAGGGCCTGTTCACGCAAGGCATGGTGGTGCACGAGACCTATCGTGTCGGATCGGCATCGAATGGCCGCTGGCTGGCGCCGACCGAGGTGCGGCTGGAGGGCCTCGACGGCGAACGCCGCGCCTTCGACATCGCCACCGGCGAGACCGTTACCATCGGCCCGCTCGAGAAGATGTCGAAGTCGAAGAAGAACACGGTGAGCCCGGAAGACATCACCGATGGCTACGGCGCCGACACGGCGCGCTGGTTCATGCTGTCGGATTCGCCGCCCGAGCGCGACGTCGAATGGACCGATGATGGCGCCGCCGGCGCGCATCGCTTCATGCAGCGCATCTGGCGGCTGGTAGCGACTGCGGCCGAGACGCTGGCCGACGTCAAGCCTGCCGCGGCTGACGCCGGTGAGGCGGGAGCGGTCTCGAAGGCCACGCATAAGATCCTGAAGGCCGTCGGCGAGGACATCGAGAAGCTCGGCTTCAACCGTGCCATCGCCCGCATCTATGAACTGGCCAACGTGCTGACCACGCCGCTCAACGCGGTGGCGGAAGGCAAGGCCGATGCGGCACTCAAAGGCGCCTGCCGCCAGGCGGTGGAGATCCTGGTGCATCTGGTCGCACCGGTCATGCCGCATCTGGCCGAAGAGTGCTGGGAGACGCTCGGCGGCACCGATCTGGTCGCCGAACGGCAGTGGCCGGTCTTCGATCCGGCACTGGTCGTCGACAACGAAGTGACCTATCCGGTTCAGGTCAACGGCAAGAAGCGGGGGGATTTGACAATTGCCCGCGACGCGGACCAAGGTGCGGTCGAAAAAGCGGTATTGGCTCTCGACTTCGTGCAGAAAGCGCTCGAAGGTAAGGCTCCGCGCAAGGTGATCATCGTGCCGCAGAGGATCGTCAATGTCGTTGCCTGATCGGGAAAAGACAGAGCGGAGCCGTTTGCTGCGCCGCATCGCGGTTGCCGGCCTGATCGGCTCGCTTGCGCTGGTTTCGGCCTGCACGGTGCGGCCGCTCTATTCCAATGCGCCGCTGTCGCCCGGCTCGAGCACTACAGCCAATTCCGAACTGGCGTCGATCGCCATCAAGCCGGTCAAGACGCGCTATGCCCAGCAGGTGCGCAACAATCTGATCTTCGGCTTCGGGCGCGGCGCCGGCGAACCGGCCTCGCCGGTTTATTCGCTTGATCTCACCGTGACCGAGGCCGTCGAATCCTCGGCCCTCGTTCAGGTCCAAACCGATCAGGACGAGCCGACCGCTGGTTCGGTGACACTGACCGCCAGCTATACGCTGACCGATGCGACAACCGGCGCCGTCGTCACGGTCGGCAAGCGCGCGATCACCTCGTCCTTCGACAGGCCGCGCCAGGAATTCGCCTCGTATCGGGCGCAGATCGATGCCGAAAATCGCGCCGCGCGTGAACTGGCTGAGGCCCTGCAGCTGTCCATCGCCCAGGATCTGGTCCGGCACGGCAAGAAGGCTGGCTAGCGCCGCTTTTCCTTTCACGGAAGAAGCCATCTCGGCCCTGTGCTTGGCCCGCTTTGCGCGGGCCGAGAGCCCCTTCTTTCGACCCTACGCCTGTCGATAAGTGGATGATCGTGGGCGACGATCGCCGGCTCGAATCCGGCTCGTCCCTCATCACTGCGAAAGATACATTTCGGTCGCTCCAACGGTGCTGATGGGAAGCAACTGTTAACCACTCGCTCCCTATTGCTCAGCAGTCGGTTCAGCGTGAGTCTTGAGAATGGAATCCAAGCGTTTTCCTCGGGTCAATTCATTGACAGTTTCGCCCGATAATCCCGAGGGTGAGCGTTTGAACAACAAGGCGGACGGCCAGCGGGCCGGCGCGGCCAGGGCCGGCAATTCCCCACCACCTCTCGATCTCGGCGGCAATGAAAGCCCGGCTTGGCAGGACTACTTTTTCCTGGCGCCCAATGTGCGGTTCACGCGCACGCCGGACTATGAGACCAGCACACGCCAGCCACGCCAGATCGCCTCTGAGCAAGGCGAACCGCATCCGCTGCCGGCGCGACAAGCAGTCGCACAGTCTGCTGCGGCCGCGACGTCCTCCGCAGTCTCCTCCCCGTCACTGTCGGCGACGATGAAACGCCGGAATTCCGCCTTGGAGGCCGCTCGGCCGCCCGCCAGCAACGGAGCAGTGATGCAAGAAAGGCGGGCAGCGCCGGCTGCGGCATCCGTTCCGCCAAGGCATGTTGGCGAAAATGTACGGGCTGCTGCGCCGGCGGGTGCGAGGACAGCGGTGACGGCACGTGCATCCGCACCGGCATCGTCTGCCCAGGCAATGGCGGCGCCGGCCAAAACACCAGGCCGCGAAACCGTACGCTGGCCCTATCTGTCCAATCACGTCTTCTTCGAACTCATGGCGCCTTACATGATCGAGAGCCCGTTACCGGCGCCGCGGGCGGTTCCGGCTTCGCGGCCGGCAGCGCCGGTCGTCTCCCCACGGGTCGACATCCGCTCCGCCACGGCCGATCCGACCGCGCTGTTCCGGATCATCGAATGCCTTCCAGGCCAGCAGACTCCGTCGACCGTGCCGGAAGTCCGCCCGGCCAACTCGAACCAAGCCGTGGTTCAACCGGCAGCGAGCAGCGCACCGCAACGGACCCGGGTGAAGGTTGCAATTCCGTCTGCTGCCAGCAACGGCGTTCCGCCACAGGTCGCGCAGGGCGTGGAGGAGGCCGTGCAGACTCCAGCCCTGCGCGTGTCTGCGCCGCTGCCCTTGGTCGGCAAGATCGTGCCGGCCACGACAGGCGATGCGTATGAACTTCCCTCGGAAGAGCTGCTGCAGCAGCCGCCGGAAGGGCAGGGTTTTTACATGTCGCAGGAGAGGCTCGAGCAGAATGCCGATCTTCTCGAAAGCGTGCTCGAGGATTTCGGTGTCCGCGGCGAGATCATCCACGTTCGCCCAGGTCCTGTCGTCACCCTCTACGAGTTCGAGCCGGCGCCGGGCGTCAAATCGTCCCGCGTCATCGGCCTCGCCGACGACATCGCCCGCTCCATGTCGGCGATCTCGGCACGCGTCGCCGTCGTGCCCGGACGCAACGTCATCGGCATCGAGCTTCCCAACGAGACCCGCGAGACCGTCTATTTCCGCGAACTGATCGAATCGCAAGGCTTCCGCAATACCAGCTGCAAGCTGGCGCTTTGCCTGGGCAAGACCATCGGCGGCGAGCCTGTCATCGCCGAACTGGCGAAGATGCCGCATCTGCTCGTCGCCGGCACCACCGGCTCCGGCAAGTCGGTTGCCATCAACACCATGATCCTGTCGCTGCTCTACCGGCTGAAGCCGGAAGAGTGCCGGCTGATCATGGTCGATCCCAAGATGCTCGAGCTCTCCGTCTATGACGGCATCCCGCATCTTCTGACCCCCGTCGTCACCGATCCCAAAAAGGCGGTCACCGCGCTCAAATGGGCGGTGCGCGAGATGGAGGACCGCTATCGCAAGATGGCGCGGCTCGGCGTGCGTAACATCGACGGCTACAATGAGCGCGCCGCCCAAGCCCGCGACAAGGGCGAGGCGGTCGTCATGACGGTGCAGGCCGGCTTCGAAAAGGGCACTGGCGAGCCTCTGTTCGAGGAGCAGGAAATCGATCTCGCGCCGATGCCCTACATCGTCGTCATCGTCGACGAGATGGCCGACCTGATGATGGTC from Mesorhizobium sp. NZP2077 encodes the following:
- a CDS encoding DNA translocase FtsK, translated to MESKRFPRVNSLTVSPDNPEGERLNNKADGQRAGAARAGNSPPPLDLGGNESPAWQDYFFLAPNVRFTRTPDYETSTRQPRQIASEQGEPHPLPARQAVAQSAAAATSSAVSSPSLSATMKRRNSALEAARPPASNGAVMQERRAAPAAASVPPRHVGENVRAAAPAGARTAVTARASAPASSAQAMAAPAKTPGRETVRWPYLSNHVFFELMAPYMIESPLPAPRAVPASRPAAPVVSPRVDIRSATADPTALFRIIECLPGQQTPSTVPEVRPANSNQAVVQPAASSAPQRTRVKVAIPSAASNGVPPQVAQGVEEAVQTPALRVSAPLPLVGKIVPATTGDAYELPSEELLQQPPEGQGFYMSQERLEQNADLLESVLEDFGVRGEIIHVRPGPVVTLYEFEPAPGVKSSRVIGLADDIARSMSAISARVAVVPGRNVIGIELPNETRETVYFRELIESQGFRNTSCKLALCLGKTIGGEPVIAELAKMPHLLVAGTTGSGKSVAINTMILSLLYRLKPEECRLIMVDPKMLELSVYDGIPHLLTPVVTDPKKAVTALKWAVREMEDRYRKMARLGVRNIDGYNERAAQARDKGEAVVMTVQAGFEKGTGEPLFEEQEIDLAPMPYIVVIVDEMADLMMVAGKEIEGAIQRLAQMARAAGIHLIMATQRPSVDVITGTIKANFPTRISFQVTSKIDSRTILGEQGAEQLLGQGDMLHMMGGGRISRVHGPFVSDAEVEHVVAHLKAQGRPEYLETVTADEDEEEIEDDQGAVFDKGSVAAEDSDAAYDEAVKVVVRDKKCSTSYIQRRLGIGYNRAASLVERMEKEGLVGAPNHVGKREIIMGRRPPVAAPDDDGAD